From the genome of Populus alba chromosome 10, ASM523922v2, whole genome shotgun sequence, one region includes:
- the LOC118048102 gene encoding zinc finger protein BRUTUS isoform X1, producing the protein MSTPFSGIDGGGAGGVAVMAGPVNPIDPSAPSKTCLKNSALKSPILIFLFFHKAIRSELDGLHRAAIAFATTGGDIKPLLERYHLFRSIYKHHCNAEDEVIFPALDIRVKNVARTYSLEHEGESVLFDQLFELLNSNMQNEESYRRELASRTGALQTSIDQHMSKEEEQVFPLLIEKFSFEEQASLAWQFLCSIPVNMMAEFLPWLSSSISSDEHQDMHKCLCKIIPEEKLLRQVIFSWMKGAKLSETCKSCEDNSKAWCQDSGAPTLGCQSMKGHCACESSRMGKRKYMELNCDATLSTEFHPIDEILLWHNAIKRELNDITEAARSIQHSGDFSNLSSFNKRLQFIAEVCIFHSIAEDKIIFPAVDVELSFAQEHAEEEVQFEKLRCLIESIQNAGAYTSLTDFYTKLCSQADQIMDNIQKHFQNEEVQVLPLARKHFSAKRQRELLYQSLCVMPLKLIECVLPWLVGSLSEEAARSFLQNMYMAAPASDSALVTLFSGWACQGGSKNVCLSSSAIGCCPVRILAGTEEDTKQQSCECNPRSSVDEKSSFVQVDGADDCRRPGKRGNLLAQEDSNACPSSEPVDTQKSSCSNKSCCVPGLGVSSNNLGISSLAAAKSLRSSFSPSAPSLNSSLFTWEMDTSPTNIGCSSRPIDNIFQFHKAIRKDLEYLDVESGKLNECNETLLRQFTGRFRLLWGLYRAHSNAEDDIVFPALESKETLHNVSHSYTLDHKQEEKLFEDISSALSELTQLQDSLKNTNHADELIGNPANLSDYNYTVRQYNELATKLQGMCKSIRVTLDQHVFREELELWPLFDRHFSVEEQDKIVGQIIGTTGAEVLQSMLPWVTSALTQEEQNRMMDTWKQATKNTMFSEWLNEWWEGTFAAMPHATTSESCISLGTDLHESLDQSDHTFKPGWKDIFRMNQNELEAEIRKVSRDSTLDPRRKAYLIQNLMTSRWIAAQQKSPQARTGDHSNGGDLLGCSPSFRGPEKQEFGCEHYKRNCKLRATCCGKLFACRFCHDKVSDHSMDRKATSEMMCMRCLKIQPVGPVCTSISCGGFSMAKYYCSICKFFDDERDVYHCPFCNLCRVGTGLGADFFHCMKCNCCLAMKLADHKCREKGLETNCPICCDDMFTSSASVKALPCGHFMHSTCFQAYTCSHYICPICSKSLGDMSVYFGMLDALLASEELPEEYRDRCQDILCNDCDKKGTAPFHWLYHKCRFCGSYNTRVIKVDSTDSNCSTSNQ; encoded by the exons ATGTCGACGCCATTTTCTGGTATAGACGGAGGGGGAGCAGGAGGAGTAGCGGTAATGGCAGGTCCAGTGAATCCAATCGATCCTTCTGCACCGTCTAAAACTTGCCTAAAAAATTCTGCTTTGAAATCTCCAATTCttatcttccttttcttccatAAAGCTATTAGGTCCGAGCTCGATGGTCTCCACCGCGCCGCCATCGCTTTTGCTACTACTGGTGGTGATATTAAGCCGTTACTTGAGCGCTACCACCTTTTTCGCTCGATATACAAGCATCACTGCAATGCTGAGGACGAG GTTATTTTTCCTGCTCTTGATATACGTGTGAAGAATGTGGCACGGACTTACTCCCTTGAACATGAGGGGGAGAGTGTTCTTTTTGATCAATTATTTGAGCTGCTCAATTCAAATATGCAAAATGAAGAAAGCTATCGTAGAGAGTTAGCCTCTCGTACAGGAGCCCTTCAAACATCAATTGACCAGCATATGTCCAAGGAAGAGGAACAG GTCTTTCCCTTGCTAATCGAGAAGTTTTCATTTGAAGAGCAGGCCTCATTGGCATGGCAGTTTCTGTGCAGCATTCCTGTTAATATGATGGCAGAGTTTCTTCCTTGGCTTTCTTCCTCTATATCATCTGATGAACATCAGGATATGCACAAGTGCTTGTGTAAGATAATCCCAGAAGAGAAACTTCTTCGGCAG GTTATTTTCTCCTGGATGAAAGGGGCAAAACTGTCTGAAACGTGTAAGAGCTGTGAAGATAATTCTAAGGCCTGGTGTCAGGATTCAGGAGCGCCAACTTTAGGGTGTCAAAGCATGAAAGGACACTGTGCATGTGAATCTTCTAGAATGGGTAAAAGGAAATATATGGAGCTAAATTGTGATGCCACCCTTTCCACTGAATTCCATCCAATAGATGAAATTCTGCTTTGGCACAATGCCATTAAAAGAGAGTTGAATGATATAACTGAGGCAGCTAGGAGCATCCAGCATTCTGGAGATTTTTCTAATCTGTCTTCATTCAACAAGAGACTGCAATTCATTGCGGAAGTTTGCATCTTTCACAG TATTGCCGAGGACAAAATTATATTCCCTGCTGTAGATGTGGAACTCTCTTTTGCCCAGGAGCATGCAGAAGAAGAAGTTCAGTTTGAAAAGCTTAGGTGCCTGATAGAAAGTATTCAAAATGCTGGAGCCTACACATCCCTTACTGATTTCTATACAAAGCTGTGCTCCCAAGCTGATCAAATCATGGACAACATACAGAAACACTTCCAAAATGAGGAAGTTCAG GTTCTTCCACTTGCTCGAAAGCACTTTAGTGCCAAAAGACAGCGTGAACTCCTTTATCAAAGCTTATGTGTGATGCCCTTGAAATTGATTGAATGTGTCTTACCATGGTTGGTAGGGTCACTTAGTGAAGAAGCAGCGAGgtcttttcttcaaaatatgtACATGGCAG CTCCAGCTTCAGATTCTGCACTGGTTACACTTTTTTCTGGTTGGGCATGCCAGGGTGGTTCTAAAAATGTTTGTTTGTCTTCAAGTGCTATTGGATGTTGTCCGGTGAGAATCTTGGCTGGGACCGAGGAAGATACTAAACAGCAGTCCTGTGAGTGCAACCCTAGGTCATCTGTTGATGAGAAGTCTTCCTTTGTCCAAGTAGATGGAGCTGATGACTGTAGAAGGCCAGGGAAACGTGGAAACTTGTTAGCTCAGGAAGACAGCAATGCTTGTCCCTCTTCAGAGCCTGTTGATACCCAAAAATCATCTTGTAGCAATAAATCTTGTTGTGTCCCTGGGTTAGGAGTAAGTAGCAACAATCTAGGAATTAGTTCTCTAGCTGCAGCTAAATCTCTACGCTCATCTTTTAGTCCTTCTGCTCCTTCCCTTAACTCCAGCCTTTTTACCTGGGAAATGGACACGAGCCCCACGAATATTGGTTGCTCATCACGGCCTATTGATaacatatttcaatttcataaagcTATCCGCAAAGACCTGGAGTATTTAGATGTTGAATCTGGAAAACTAAATGAATGCAATGAAACTTTGCTTAGGCAGTTTACAGGTAGATTTCGTCTGCTGTGGGGTTTGTATAGAGCACATAGTAATGCAGAGGATGATATAGTATTCCCAGCGTTAGAATCTAAAGAAACACTTCATAATGTTAGCCATTCTTACACTCTGGACCACAAGCAGGAGGAGAAATTATTTGAAGATATCTCATCTGCACTTTCAGAGCTCACTCAACTTCAAGACTCCTTGAAGAATACAAATCATGCTGATGAATTAATTGGAAATCCTGCTAACTTGTCTGATTATAACTATACAGTTAGACAGTATAATGAGCTTGCGACAAAGCTTCAGGGGATGTGCAAATCCATTAGAGTAACACTGGATCAACATGTTTTCCGGGAAGAACTTGAGTTGTGGCCGTTATTTGACAGGCATTTTTCTGTAGAGGAGCAGGACAAAATTGTTGGTCAGATAATTGGTACCACAGGTGCAGAGGTGCTTCAATCGATGTTGCCATGGGTAACGTCTGCTCTCACTCAGGAGGAGCAGAACAGGATGATGGACACGTGGAAGCAGGCGACCAAAAACACAATGTTTAGTGAGTGGCTTAATGAATGGTGGGAAGGAACTTTTGCTGCAATGCCACATGCTACAACATCAGAGAGTTGTATATCACTAG gTACTGATCTCCATGAAAGTCTGGATCAAAGTGATCATACATTTAAGCCTGGCTGGAAAGATATTTTTCGGATGAATCAAAATGAGCTTGAAGCAGAGATTAGGAAAGTTTCTAGAGATTCAACTCTTGATCCAAGAAGAAAAGCTTACCTTATTCAAAATCTTATGACCAG ccGCTGGATAGCCGCACAGCAGAAGTCACCTCAAGCAAGAACTGGTGACCATTCAAATGGTGGAGACTTACTTGGATGTTCTCCTTCATTTCGAGGCCCAGAGAAACAAGAATTTGGGTGTGAGCATTACAAAAGAAATTGTAAACTACGTGCTACTTGTTGTGGCAAGTTATTTGCATGTAGGTTCTGCCATGATAAAGTCAGTGACCATTCGATGGATAG GAAGGCTACATCTGAAATGATGTGTATGCGCTGTCTGAAAATTCAGCCGGTTGGACCAGTTTGCACTTCTATTTCCTGTGGTGGGTTCTCAATGGCAAAGTACTATTGCAGCATCTGCAAATTTTTTGACGATGAAAG GGATGTTTATCATTGTCCTTTCTGCAATTTATGCCGTGTGGGTACTGGGCTTGGTGCTGACTTCTTTCATTGCATGAAGTGCAATTGTTGCCTGGCAATGAAACTAGCTGACCACAAATGTCGAGAGAAAGGTCTGGAAACAAATTGCCCAATCTGCTGCGACGACATGTTCACTTCAAGTGCAAGTGTCAAAGCTCTTCCTTGCGGCCATTTCATGCATTCAACCTGTTTTCAG GCGTACACTTGTAGTCACTACATCTGCCCAATTTGCAGCAAATCTCTGGGAGACATGTCg GTTTACTTTGGTATGCTTGATGCGCTATTGGCTTCTGAGGAGCTTCCAGAAGAGTACCGGGATCGCTGTCAG GATATATTGTGCAATGACTGTGACAAGAAGGGCACAGCACCGTTTCACTGGCTATACCACAAGTGTAGGTTTTGTGGATCGTACAATACCAGGGTAATTAAGGTTGATTCAACTGATTCAAACTGCTCAACTTCAAACCAGTGA
- the LOC118048102 gene encoding zinc finger protein BRUTUS isoform X3: MTFDLHEVFPLLIEKFSFEEQASLAWQFLCSIPVNMMAEFLPWLSSSISSDEHQDMHKCLCKIIPEEKLLRQVIFSWMKGAKLSETCKSCEDNSKAWCQDSGAPTLGCQSMKGHCACESSRMGKRKYMELNCDATLSTEFHPIDEILLWHNAIKRELNDITEAARSIQHSGDFSNLSSFNKRLQFIAEVCIFHSIAEDKIIFPAVDVELSFAQEHAEEEVQFEKLRCLIESIQNAGAYTSLTDFYTKLCSQADQIMDNIQKHFQNEEVQVLPLARKHFSAKRQRELLYQSLCVMPLKLIECVLPWLVGSLSEEAARSFLQNMYMAAPASDSALVTLFSGWACQGGSKNVCLSSSAIGCCPVRILAGTEEDTKQQSCECNPRSSVDEKSSFVQVDGADDCRRPGKRGNLLAQEDSNACPSSEPVDTQKSSCSNKSCCVPGLGVSSNNLGISSLAAAKSLRSSFSPSAPSLNSSLFTWEMDTSPTNIGCSSRPIDNIFQFHKAIRKDLEYLDVESGKLNECNETLLRQFTGRFRLLWGLYRAHSNAEDDIVFPALESKETLHNVSHSYTLDHKQEEKLFEDISSALSELTQLQDSLKNTNHADELIGNPANLSDYNYTVRQYNELATKLQGMCKSIRVTLDQHVFREELELWPLFDRHFSVEEQDKIVGQIIGTTGAEVLQSMLPWVTSALTQEEQNRMMDTWKQATKNTMFSEWLNEWWEGTFAAMPHATTSESCISLGTDLHESLDQSDHTFKPGWKDIFRMNQNELEAEIRKVSRDSTLDPRRKAYLIQNLMTSRWIAAQQKSPQARTGDHSNGGDLLGCSPSFRGPEKQEFGCEHYKRNCKLRATCCGKLFACRFCHDKVSDHSMDRKATSEMMCMRCLKIQPVGPVCTSISCGGFSMAKYYCSICKFFDDERDVYHCPFCNLCRVGTGLGADFFHCMKCNCCLAMKLADHKCREKGLETNCPICCDDMFTSSASVKALPCGHFMHSTCFQAYTCSHYICPICSKSLGDMSVYFGMLDALLASEELPEEYRDRCQDILCNDCDKKGTAPFHWLYHKCRFCGSYNTRVIKVDSTDSNCSTSNQ, encoded by the exons ATGACATTTGATCTGCATGAA GTCTTTCCCTTGCTAATCGAGAAGTTTTCATTTGAAGAGCAGGCCTCATTGGCATGGCAGTTTCTGTGCAGCATTCCTGTTAATATGATGGCAGAGTTTCTTCCTTGGCTTTCTTCCTCTATATCATCTGATGAACATCAGGATATGCACAAGTGCTTGTGTAAGATAATCCCAGAAGAGAAACTTCTTCGGCAG GTTATTTTCTCCTGGATGAAAGGGGCAAAACTGTCTGAAACGTGTAAGAGCTGTGAAGATAATTCTAAGGCCTGGTGTCAGGATTCAGGAGCGCCAACTTTAGGGTGTCAAAGCATGAAAGGACACTGTGCATGTGAATCTTCTAGAATGGGTAAAAGGAAATATATGGAGCTAAATTGTGATGCCACCCTTTCCACTGAATTCCATCCAATAGATGAAATTCTGCTTTGGCACAATGCCATTAAAAGAGAGTTGAATGATATAACTGAGGCAGCTAGGAGCATCCAGCATTCTGGAGATTTTTCTAATCTGTCTTCATTCAACAAGAGACTGCAATTCATTGCGGAAGTTTGCATCTTTCACAG TATTGCCGAGGACAAAATTATATTCCCTGCTGTAGATGTGGAACTCTCTTTTGCCCAGGAGCATGCAGAAGAAGAAGTTCAGTTTGAAAAGCTTAGGTGCCTGATAGAAAGTATTCAAAATGCTGGAGCCTACACATCCCTTACTGATTTCTATACAAAGCTGTGCTCCCAAGCTGATCAAATCATGGACAACATACAGAAACACTTCCAAAATGAGGAAGTTCAG GTTCTTCCACTTGCTCGAAAGCACTTTAGTGCCAAAAGACAGCGTGAACTCCTTTATCAAAGCTTATGTGTGATGCCCTTGAAATTGATTGAATGTGTCTTACCATGGTTGGTAGGGTCACTTAGTGAAGAAGCAGCGAGgtcttttcttcaaaatatgtACATGGCAG CTCCAGCTTCAGATTCTGCACTGGTTACACTTTTTTCTGGTTGGGCATGCCAGGGTGGTTCTAAAAATGTTTGTTTGTCTTCAAGTGCTATTGGATGTTGTCCGGTGAGAATCTTGGCTGGGACCGAGGAAGATACTAAACAGCAGTCCTGTGAGTGCAACCCTAGGTCATCTGTTGATGAGAAGTCTTCCTTTGTCCAAGTAGATGGAGCTGATGACTGTAGAAGGCCAGGGAAACGTGGAAACTTGTTAGCTCAGGAAGACAGCAATGCTTGTCCCTCTTCAGAGCCTGTTGATACCCAAAAATCATCTTGTAGCAATAAATCTTGTTGTGTCCCTGGGTTAGGAGTAAGTAGCAACAATCTAGGAATTAGTTCTCTAGCTGCAGCTAAATCTCTACGCTCATCTTTTAGTCCTTCTGCTCCTTCCCTTAACTCCAGCCTTTTTACCTGGGAAATGGACACGAGCCCCACGAATATTGGTTGCTCATCACGGCCTATTGATaacatatttcaatttcataaagcTATCCGCAAAGACCTGGAGTATTTAGATGTTGAATCTGGAAAACTAAATGAATGCAATGAAACTTTGCTTAGGCAGTTTACAGGTAGATTTCGTCTGCTGTGGGGTTTGTATAGAGCACATAGTAATGCAGAGGATGATATAGTATTCCCAGCGTTAGAATCTAAAGAAACACTTCATAATGTTAGCCATTCTTACACTCTGGACCACAAGCAGGAGGAGAAATTATTTGAAGATATCTCATCTGCACTTTCAGAGCTCACTCAACTTCAAGACTCCTTGAAGAATACAAATCATGCTGATGAATTAATTGGAAATCCTGCTAACTTGTCTGATTATAACTATACAGTTAGACAGTATAATGAGCTTGCGACAAAGCTTCAGGGGATGTGCAAATCCATTAGAGTAACACTGGATCAACATGTTTTCCGGGAAGAACTTGAGTTGTGGCCGTTATTTGACAGGCATTTTTCTGTAGAGGAGCAGGACAAAATTGTTGGTCAGATAATTGGTACCACAGGTGCAGAGGTGCTTCAATCGATGTTGCCATGGGTAACGTCTGCTCTCACTCAGGAGGAGCAGAACAGGATGATGGACACGTGGAAGCAGGCGACCAAAAACACAATGTTTAGTGAGTGGCTTAATGAATGGTGGGAAGGAACTTTTGCTGCAATGCCACATGCTACAACATCAGAGAGTTGTATATCACTAG gTACTGATCTCCATGAAAGTCTGGATCAAAGTGATCATACATTTAAGCCTGGCTGGAAAGATATTTTTCGGATGAATCAAAATGAGCTTGAAGCAGAGATTAGGAAAGTTTCTAGAGATTCAACTCTTGATCCAAGAAGAAAAGCTTACCTTATTCAAAATCTTATGACCAG ccGCTGGATAGCCGCACAGCAGAAGTCACCTCAAGCAAGAACTGGTGACCATTCAAATGGTGGAGACTTACTTGGATGTTCTCCTTCATTTCGAGGCCCAGAGAAACAAGAATTTGGGTGTGAGCATTACAAAAGAAATTGTAAACTACGTGCTACTTGTTGTGGCAAGTTATTTGCATGTAGGTTCTGCCATGATAAAGTCAGTGACCATTCGATGGATAG GAAGGCTACATCTGAAATGATGTGTATGCGCTGTCTGAAAATTCAGCCGGTTGGACCAGTTTGCACTTCTATTTCCTGTGGTGGGTTCTCAATGGCAAAGTACTATTGCAGCATCTGCAAATTTTTTGACGATGAAAG GGATGTTTATCATTGTCCTTTCTGCAATTTATGCCGTGTGGGTACTGGGCTTGGTGCTGACTTCTTTCATTGCATGAAGTGCAATTGTTGCCTGGCAATGAAACTAGCTGACCACAAATGTCGAGAGAAAGGTCTGGAAACAAATTGCCCAATCTGCTGCGACGACATGTTCACTTCAAGTGCAAGTGTCAAAGCTCTTCCTTGCGGCCATTTCATGCATTCAACCTGTTTTCAG GCGTACACTTGTAGTCACTACATCTGCCCAATTTGCAGCAAATCTCTGGGAGACATGTCg GTTTACTTTGGTATGCTTGATGCGCTATTGGCTTCTGAGGAGCTTCCAGAAGAGTACCGGGATCGCTGTCAG GATATATTGTGCAATGACTGTGACAAGAAGGGCACAGCACCGTTTCACTGGCTATACCACAAGTGTAGGTTTTGTGGATCGTACAATACCAGGGTAATTAAGGTTGATTCAACTGATTCAAACTGCTCAACTTCAAACCAGTGA
- the LOC118048102 gene encoding zinc finger protein BRUTUS isoform X2 → MEKVGRVIFPALDIRVKNVARTYSLEHEGESVLFDQLFELLNSNMQNEESYRRELASRTGALQTSIDQHMSKEEEQVFPLLIEKFSFEEQASLAWQFLCSIPVNMMAEFLPWLSSSISSDEHQDMHKCLCKIIPEEKLLRQVIFSWMKGAKLSETCKSCEDNSKAWCQDSGAPTLGCQSMKGHCACESSRMGKRKYMELNCDATLSTEFHPIDEILLWHNAIKRELNDITEAARSIQHSGDFSNLSSFNKRLQFIAEVCIFHSIAEDKIIFPAVDVELSFAQEHAEEEVQFEKLRCLIESIQNAGAYTSLTDFYTKLCSQADQIMDNIQKHFQNEEVQVLPLARKHFSAKRQRELLYQSLCVMPLKLIECVLPWLVGSLSEEAARSFLQNMYMAAPASDSALVTLFSGWACQGGSKNVCLSSSAIGCCPVRILAGTEEDTKQQSCECNPRSSVDEKSSFVQVDGADDCRRPGKRGNLLAQEDSNACPSSEPVDTQKSSCSNKSCCVPGLGVSSNNLGISSLAAAKSLRSSFSPSAPSLNSSLFTWEMDTSPTNIGCSSRPIDNIFQFHKAIRKDLEYLDVESGKLNECNETLLRQFTGRFRLLWGLYRAHSNAEDDIVFPALESKETLHNVSHSYTLDHKQEEKLFEDISSALSELTQLQDSLKNTNHADELIGNPANLSDYNYTVRQYNELATKLQGMCKSIRVTLDQHVFREELELWPLFDRHFSVEEQDKIVGQIIGTTGAEVLQSMLPWVTSALTQEEQNRMMDTWKQATKNTMFSEWLNEWWEGTFAAMPHATTSESCISLGTDLHESLDQSDHTFKPGWKDIFRMNQNELEAEIRKVSRDSTLDPRRKAYLIQNLMTSRWIAAQQKSPQARTGDHSNGGDLLGCSPSFRGPEKQEFGCEHYKRNCKLRATCCGKLFACRFCHDKVSDHSMDRKATSEMMCMRCLKIQPVGPVCTSISCGGFSMAKYYCSICKFFDDERDVYHCPFCNLCRVGTGLGADFFHCMKCNCCLAMKLADHKCREKGLETNCPICCDDMFTSSASVKALPCGHFMHSTCFQAYTCSHYICPICSKSLGDMSVYFGMLDALLASEELPEEYRDRCQDILCNDCDKKGTAPFHWLYHKCRFCGSYNTRVIKVDSTDSNCSTSNQ, encoded by the exons ATGGAGAAGGTTGGGAGG GTTATTTTTCCTGCTCTTGATATACGTGTGAAGAATGTGGCACGGACTTACTCCCTTGAACATGAGGGGGAGAGTGTTCTTTTTGATCAATTATTTGAGCTGCTCAATTCAAATATGCAAAATGAAGAAAGCTATCGTAGAGAGTTAGCCTCTCGTACAGGAGCCCTTCAAACATCAATTGACCAGCATATGTCCAAGGAAGAGGAACAG GTCTTTCCCTTGCTAATCGAGAAGTTTTCATTTGAAGAGCAGGCCTCATTGGCATGGCAGTTTCTGTGCAGCATTCCTGTTAATATGATGGCAGAGTTTCTTCCTTGGCTTTCTTCCTCTATATCATCTGATGAACATCAGGATATGCACAAGTGCTTGTGTAAGATAATCCCAGAAGAGAAACTTCTTCGGCAG GTTATTTTCTCCTGGATGAAAGGGGCAAAACTGTCTGAAACGTGTAAGAGCTGTGAAGATAATTCTAAGGCCTGGTGTCAGGATTCAGGAGCGCCAACTTTAGGGTGTCAAAGCATGAAAGGACACTGTGCATGTGAATCTTCTAGAATGGGTAAAAGGAAATATATGGAGCTAAATTGTGATGCCACCCTTTCCACTGAATTCCATCCAATAGATGAAATTCTGCTTTGGCACAATGCCATTAAAAGAGAGTTGAATGATATAACTGAGGCAGCTAGGAGCATCCAGCATTCTGGAGATTTTTCTAATCTGTCTTCATTCAACAAGAGACTGCAATTCATTGCGGAAGTTTGCATCTTTCACAG TATTGCCGAGGACAAAATTATATTCCCTGCTGTAGATGTGGAACTCTCTTTTGCCCAGGAGCATGCAGAAGAAGAAGTTCAGTTTGAAAAGCTTAGGTGCCTGATAGAAAGTATTCAAAATGCTGGAGCCTACACATCCCTTACTGATTTCTATACAAAGCTGTGCTCCCAAGCTGATCAAATCATGGACAACATACAGAAACACTTCCAAAATGAGGAAGTTCAG GTTCTTCCACTTGCTCGAAAGCACTTTAGTGCCAAAAGACAGCGTGAACTCCTTTATCAAAGCTTATGTGTGATGCCCTTGAAATTGATTGAATGTGTCTTACCATGGTTGGTAGGGTCACTTAGTGAAGAAGCAGCGAGgtcttttcttcaaaatatgtACATGGCAG CTCCAGCTTCAGATTCTGCACTGGTTACACTTTTTTCTGGTTGGGCATGCCAGGGTGGTTCTAAAAATGTTTGTTTGTCTTCAAGTGCTATTGGATGTTGTCCGGTGAGAATCTTGGCTGGGACCGAGGAAGATACTAAACAGCAGTCCTGTGAGTGCAACCCTAGGTCATCTGTTGATGAGAAGTCTTCCTTTGTCCAAGTAGATGGAGCTGATGACTGTAGAAGGCCAGGGAAACGTGGAAACTTGTTAGCTCAGGAAGACAGCAATGCTTGTCCCTCTTCAGAGCCTGTTGATACCCAAAAATCATCTTGTAGCAATAAATCTTGTTGTGTCCCTGGGTTAGGAGTAAGTAGCAACAATCTAGGAATTAGTTCTCTAGCTGCAGCTAAATCTCTACGCTCATCTTTTAGTCCTTCTGCTCCTTCCCTTAACTCCAGCCTTTTTACCTGGGAAATGGACACGAGCCCCACGAATATTGGTTGCTCATCACGGCCTATTGATaacatatttcaatttcataaagcTATCCGCAAAGACCTGGAGTATTTAGATGTTGAATCTGGAAAACTAAATGAATGCAATGAAACTTTGCTTAGGCAGTTTACAGGTAGATTTCGTCTGCTGTGGGGTTTGTATAGAGCACATAGTAATGCAGAGGATGATATAGTATTCCCAGCGTTAGAATCTAAAGAAACACTTCATAATGTTAGCCATTCTTACACTCTGGACCACAAGCAGGAGGAGAAATTATTTGAAGATATCTCATCTGCACTTTCAGAGCTCACTCAACTTCAAGACTCCTTGAAGAATACAAATCATGCTGATGAATTAATTGGAAATCCTGCTAACTTGTCTGATTATAACTATACAGTTAGACAGTATAATGAGCTTGCGACAAAGCTTCAGGGGATGTGCAAATCCATTAGAGTAACACTGGATCAACATGTTTTCCGGGAAGAACTTGAGTTGTGGCCGTTATTTGACAGGCATTTTTCTGTAGAGGAGCAGGACAAAATTGTTGGTCAGATAATTGGTACCACAGGTGCAGAGGTGCTTCAATCGATGTTGCCATGGGTAACGTCTGCTCTCACTCAGGAGGAGCAGAACAGGATGATGGACACGTGGAAGCAGGCGACCAAAAACACAATGTTTAGTGAGTGGCTTAATGAATGGTGGGAAGGAACTTTTGCTGCAATGCCACATGCTACAACATCAGAGAGTTGTATATCACTAG gTACTGATCTCCATGAAAGTCTGGATCAAAGTGATCATACATTTAAGCCTGGCTGGAAAGATATTTTTCGGATGAATCAAAATGAGCTTGAAGCAGAGATTAGGAAAGTTTCTAGAGATTCAACTCTTGATCCAAGAAGAAAAGCTTACCTTATTCAAAATCTTATGACCAG ccGCTGGATAGCCGCACAGCAGAAGTCACCTCAAGCAAGAACTGGTGACCATTCAAATGGTGGAGACTTACTTGGATGTTCTCCTTCATTTCGAGGCCCAGAGAAACAAGAATTTGGGTGTGAGCATTACAAAAGAAATTGTAAACTACGTGCTACTTGTTGTGGCAAGTTATTTGCATGTAGGTTCTGCCATGATAAAGTCAGTGACCATTCGATGGATAG GAAGGCTACATCTGAAATGATGTGTATGCGCTGTCTGAAAATTCAGCCGGTTGGACCAGTTTGCACTTCTATTTCCTGTGGTGGGTTCTCAATGGCAAAGTACTATTGCAGCATCTGCAAATTTTTTGACGATGAAAG GGATGTTTATCATTGTCCTTTCTGCAATTTATGCCGTGTGGGTACTGGGCTTGGTGCTGACTTCTTTCATTGCATGAAGTGCAATTGTTGCCTGGCAATGAAACTAGCTGACCACAAATGTCGAGAGAAAGGTCTGGAAACAAATTGCCCAATCTGCTGCGACGACATGTTCACTTCAAGTGCAAGTGTCAAAGCTCTTCCTTGCGGCCATTTCATGCATTCAACCTGTTTTCAG GCGTACACTTGTAGTCACTACATCTGCCCAATTTGCAGCAAATCTCTGGGAGACATGTCg GTTTACTTTGGTATGCTTGATGCGCTATTGGCTTCTGAGGAGCTTCCAGAAGAGTACCGGGATCGCTGTCAG GATATATTGTGCAATGACTGTGACAAGAAGGGCACAGCACCGTTTCACTGGCTATACCACAAGTGTAGGTTTTGTGGATCGTACAATACCAGGGTAATTAAGGTTGATTCAACTGATTCAAACTGCTCAACTTCAAACCAGTGA